The Burkholderia mallei ATCC 23344 genome has a window encoding:
- a CDS encoding MFS transporter yields MTSEISGKRRWYALVVLCLGVLMIVLDTTIVNVALPSIAAELRFSENALVWVVNAYMLTFGGCLLLGGRLGDLYGHRRLFLAGVTVFTAASLACGLAQTQLMLIAARAAQGIGGAVVSSVALSLIMTLFVEPGDWAKAMGVYGFVYAGGGSLGVLLGGLLTSALSWHWVFLVNLPLGAVVYLLSSALLPKARAQATRAPLDIAGAVTTALMLAVYAVVNGNAAGWLSARTLSWLGGAAALFAAFVAIEARVAHPLMPLALCMKRNVAIANLIGILWAAAMFAWFFLAALYLQRVLGYGPLQIGLAFLPANLIMGVFSLIVSALLVVRFGIRVPIAAGLLAAAAGLMLFARAPVGGDFVADVLPGMILLGTGAGIAFNPVLLAAMSGVDPADSGLASGIVNTSFMMGGALGLAVLASVATARTDALLAARTAVPAAMAGGYHAAFMLGAAFAIVAALIGMRLRAAPNPAAMQGLQGATQ; encoded by the coding sequence ATGACATCCGAGATTTCCGGCAAACGGCGCTGGTATGCGCTCGTGGTTCTGTGTCTGGGCGTGCTGATGATCGTGCTCGACACGACCATCGTGAACGTCGCGCTGCCGTCGATCGCGGCCGAGCTGCGTTTTTCCGAGAACGCGCTCGTCTGGGTCGTCAACGCCTACATGCTGACGTTCGGCGGCTGCCTGCTGCTCGGCGGCAGGCTCGGCGACCTGTACGGGCACCGGCGCCTCTTCCTGGCCGGCGTGACGGTGTTCACGGCCGCGTCGCTCGCCTGCGGACTCGCGCAGACGCAGCTCATGCTGATCGCCGCGCGCGCCGCGCAGGGCATCGGCGGCGCGGTCGTCTCCTCGGTCGCGCTGTCGCTCATCATGACGCTGTTCGTCGAGCCGGGCGACTGGGCGAAGGCGATGGGCGTCTACGGCTTCGTCTATGCGGGCGGCGGCAGCCTCGGCGTGCTGCTCGGCGGGCTCCTGACGAGCGCGTTGAGCTGGCACTGGGTCTTTCTCGTCAACCTGCCGCTCGGCGCCGTGGTCTATCTGCTGTCGTCGGCGCTGCTGCCGAAGGCGCGCGCGCAGGCAACGCGCGCGCCGCTCGACATCGCCGGCGCCGTGACCACCGCGCTGATGTTGGCCGTCTACGCGGTGGTGAACGGCAACGCGGCCGGCTGGCTGTCCGCGCGCACGCTGAGCTGGCTCGGCGGCGCGGCGGCGCTGTTCGCCGCGTTCGTCGCGATCGAGGCGCGCGTCGCGCATCCGCTGATGCCGCTCGCGCTCTGCATGAAGCGCAACGTCGCGATCGCGAACCTGATCGGCATCCTGTGGGCCGCCGCGATGTTCGCGTGGTTCTTCCTCGCCGCGCTGTATCTGCAGCGCGTGCTCGGCTACGGGCCGTTGCAGATCGGCCTCGCGTTCCTGCCGGCGAACCTGATCATGGGCGTGTTCTCGCTCATCGTCTCCGCGCTGCTCGTGGTGCGCTTCGGGATCCGCGTGCCGATCGCGGCCGGACTGCTCGCGGCGGCGGCCGGCCTGATGCTGTTCGCGCGGGCGCCCGTCGGCGGGGACTTCGTCGCCGACGTGCTGCCGGGCATGATCCTGCTGGGCACCGGCGCGGGCATCGCGTTCAACCCGGTCCTGCTCGCGGCGATGAGCGGCGTCGATCCGGCGGACTCGGGGCTCGCCTCGGGCATCGTCAACACGTCGTTCATGATGGGCGGCGCGCTCGGCCTCGCGGTGCTCGCGAGCGTCGCGACGGCGCGCACCGATGCGCTGCTCGCCGCGCGCACGGCCGTGCCCGCCGCGATGGCGGGCGGCTACCATGCGGCGTTCATGCTCGGCGCGGCGTTCGCGATCGTCGCCGCGCTGATCGGGATGCGGCTGCGGGCCGCCCCGAATCCGGCGGCGATGCAGGGGCTGCAAGGCGCGACGCAGTAG
- a CDS encoding chloride channel protein yields MSIAAPHKRDFASNARLPRIALLALAIGVLSTFAAFALLSLIHLFTNLFFFQRFSFAEHSPALNTLGPWAAAVPVAGGIVVGLIARFGSEKIRGHGIPEAIEAILFGKSRMSPKVAVLKPLASGIVIGSGGPFGAEGPIIMTGGAIGSLIAQFVKVTAAERKTLLVAGATAGMTAVFGTPVAAVLLAVELLLFEWRPRSFLPVALACAVAGFARAAFFGVGPLFPVETAAPTAAALGSCALAGLLSGALACGLSVSLYKIEDRFGKLPVHWMWWPAIGGLAVGIGGLIEPRALGVGYDVIGDLLHGHIALQIALAILVVKAVIWVIALGSGTSGGVLAPLLMLGAGLGTLLGPVLPGGEPALWPLVCMAATLGATLGAPLTAIVFAFGLTHDANALLPLLTATLVAHGFATVAMKRSIMTEKIARRGYHIYREYGVDPLERHYVDEVMTRSAVTIDADLSVEVVRARYFGATQAHRAYPVVRDGVLIGMLDRATLDGSPAAHDGDGQADDARAAKDGQADDARAAKMRAADVQMIDMRVADMRVADVLPRRAPLFSLADETCRLVATRLAVHQLERLPVVADPDTMRVVGIVSRSDLVKPALRHFDDEHKRERFRRAHPAAFVKRRFAPARKTG; encoded by the coding sequence ATGAGCATCGCCGCCCCACACAAACGCGATTTCGCGTCGAACGCGCGACTGCCGCGCATCGCCCTCCTCGCGCTCGCGATCGGCGTGCTCAGCACGTTCGCCGCGTTCGCGCTGCTGAGCCTCATCCATCTGTTCACGAACCTGTTCTTCTTCCAGCGGTTCTCGTTCGCCGAGCACTCGCCCGCGCTGAACACGCTCGGGCCGTGGGCGGCCGCGGTGCCCGTCGCGGGCGGCATCGTCGTCGGGCTGATCGCGCGCTTCGGCTCCGAGAAGATCCGCGGCCACGGCATTCCCGAGGCGATCGAGGCGATCCTGTTCGGCAAGAGCCGGATGTCGCCGAAGGTCGCCGTATTGAAGCCGCTCGCGTCGGGCATCGTGATCGGCAGCGGCGGGCCGTTCGGCGCCGAAGGGCCGATCATCATGACGGGCGGCGCGATCGGCTCGCTGATCGCGCAGTTCGTGAAGGTGACGGCGGCCGAGCGCAAGACGCTGCTCGTCGCGGGCGCGACGGCCGGGATGACCGCGGTGTTCGGCACGCCGGTGGCCGCCGTGCTGCTCGCCGTCGAACTGCTGCTGTTCGAATGGCGGCCGCGCAGCTTCCTGCCGGTCGCGCTCGCGTGCGCGGTCGCGGGCTTCGCGCGCGCCGCGTTCTTCGGCGTCGGCCCGCTGTTTCCGGTCGAGACCGCGGCTCCGACGGCCGCCGCGCTCGGCTCGTGCGCGCTGGCGGGGCTCCTGTCGGGCGCGCTCGCGTGCGGGCTGTCGGTCTCGCTCTACAAGATCGAGGACCGGTTCGGCAAGCTGCCGGTTCACTGGATGTGGTGGCCCGCGATCGGCGGCCTCGCGGTCGGGATCGGCGGGCTCATCGAGCCGCGCGCGCTCGGCGTCGGCTACGACGTGATCGGCGATCTGCTGCACGGCCATATCGCGCTGCAGATCGCGCTCGCGATTCTCGTCGTCAAGGCGGTGATCTGGGTGATCGCGCTCGGCTCGGGCACCTCGGGCGGCGTGCTCGCGCCGCTGCTGATGCTGGGCGCGGGGCTCGGCACGCTGCTCGGGCCCGTGCTGCCGGGCGGCGAGCCCGCGCTGTGGCCGCTCGTGTGCATGGCCGCGACGCTCGGCGCCACGCTCGGCGCGCCGCTCACCGCGATCGTGTTCGCATTCGGCCTCACGCACGACGCGAACGCGCTGCTGCCGCTGCTCACCGCGACGCTCGTCGCGCACGGCTTCGCGACTGTCGCGATGAAGCGCTCGATCATGACCGAGAAAATCGCGCGGCGCGGCTATCACATCTATCGCGAATACGGCGTCGATCCGCTCGAGCGCCATTACGTCGACGAAGTAATGACGCGCAGCGCGGTGACGATCGACGCGGACCTGAGCGTCGAGGTCGTGCGCGCGCGCTACTTCGGCGCGACGCAGGCGCACCGCGCGTATCCGGTCGTGCGCGACGGCGTGCTGATCGGCATGCTCGATCGCGCGACGCTCGACGGGAGCCCCGCCGCGCACGACGGCGACGGGCAGGCCGACGACGCGCGAGCGGCGAAGGACGGGCAGGCCGACGACGCACGAGCGGCGAAGATGCGAGCGGCCGACGTGCAGATGATCGACATGCGGGTGGCCGACATGCGGGTGGCCGACGTGCTGCCGCGCCGCGCCCCGCTCTTCTCGCTCGCCGACGAAACGTGCCGCCTCGTCGCGACGCGGCTCGCCGTGCACCAGCTCGAACGCCTGCCGGTCGTCGCCGATCCGGACACGATGCGCGTCGTCGGCATCGTGTCGCGCAGCGATCTCGTGAAGCCGGCGCTGCGCCACTTCGACGACGAGCACAAACGCGAACGCTTCCGTCGCGCGCATCCCGCCGCGTTCGTCAAGCGCCGCTTCGCACCGGCGCGCAAGACGGGCTGA
- a CDS encoding MarR family winged helix-turn-helix transcriptional regulator: protein MTKPARELRKTDFEQLSEFRYQMRRFERFSERAAQSEGITPLQYLLLLHIKGYPERDWATVGELAERLQAQHHGVVALVTRCEALGLVRRRPSDADRRQVKVHLQAAGERVLARLAELHRAELKSLRGAFQVPQIDY from the coding sequence ATGACGAAACCGGCACGCGAGCTGCGCAAGACAGATTTCGAACAGCTTTCCGAATTCCGCTATCAGATGCGGCGCTTCGAGCGCTTCTCCGAGCGGGCCGCGCAAAGCGAGGGCATCACGCCGCTGCAATACCTGCTGCTGCTGCACATCAAGGGCTATCCGGAGCGCGACTGGGCAACGGTGGGCGAGCTCGCCGAGCGGCTGCAGGCGCAGCATCACGGCGTCGTCGCGCTGGTGACGCGCTGCGAAGCGCTCGGCCTCGTGCGGCGCAGGCCGAGCGACGCCGACCGCCGGCAAGTCAAGGTGCATCTGCAGGCGGCCGGCGAGCGCGTGCTCGCCCGGCTCGCCGAGCTGCACCGCGCCGAGCTGAAATCGCTGCGCGGCGCATTCCAGGTGCCGCAGATCGATTACTGA
- a CDS encoding HPP family protein codes for MSSSLAFAHRLARGLVRWLWRFVPIPVTLSRRERVRSCAGALVGIGCVGVTMRALPGLPGDVPLLVAPMGASAVLLFAVPASPLAQPWSLIGGNLVAATVGVACAQWIADPVLAASVAIAGAIGAMFALRCVHPPSGAVALTAVVGGPAVHALGFRFVAEPIALQSAALLGAALVYHALTGHRYPHGGAARPHADSNAHAAAAPLHARFVRADLEAALKNRSEWLDVAPEDLESLLRETELRAYARTFDELSCAEIMSRRPISIAPDTPLPAAMTLLERHRIKALPVVDADARVVGIVTRADLSKAAPYATPGFLRNLSARLPRSLVGPAFVARAVMSTRVHTVRTTTPIAELVPLFADHGHHHIPVVDADHQLAGIVTQADLIAGLYRQSQVRLAA; via the coding sequence TTGTCCTCGTCCCTCGCGTTCGCTCATCGCCTTGCCCGCGGCCTCGTGCGCTGGCTTTGGCGCTTCGTCCCGATTCCGGTCACGCTCAGCCGGCGCGAGCGCGTGCGCTCGTGCGCGGGCGCGCTCGTCGGCATCGGCTGCGTCGGCGTGACGATGCGCGCGCTGCCGGGCCTCCCGGGCGACGTGCCGCTGCTCGTCGCGCCGATGGGCGCGTCCGCGGTGCTGCTGTTCGCGGTGCCGGCGAGCCCGCTCGCGCAGCCGTGGTCGCTGATCGGCGGCAACCTCGTCGCGGCGACGGTCGGCGTCGCGTGCGCGCAGTGGATCGCCGATCCCGTGCTCGCCGCGTCGGTCGCGATCGCGGGCGCGATCGGCGCGATGTTCGCGCTGCGCTGCGTGCATCCGCCGTCGGGCGCGGTCGCGCTGACGGCCGTCGTCGGCGGCCCGGCCGTGCATGCGCTCGGCTTTCGCTTCGTCGCCGAGCCGATCGCGCTGCAATCGGCGGCGCTCCTCGGCGCGGCGCTCGTCTATCACGCGCTCACCGGCCACCGCTATCCGCACGGCGGCGCCGCGCGGCCGCACGCCGACTCGAACGCGCACGCGGCGGCCGCGCCGCTGCACGCGCGCTTTGTGCGCGCCGATCTCGAGGCGGCGCTGAAGAACCGCAGCGAATGGCTCGACGTCGCGCCCGAGGATCTCGAATCGCTGCTGCGCGAAACCGAGCTGCGTGCATACGCGCGCACGTTCGACGAGCTGTCGTGCGCGGAAATCATGTCGCGCCGCCCGATCAGCATCGCGCCCGACACGCCGCTGCCCGCCGCGATGACGCTGCTCGAGCGGCACCGGATCAAGGCGCTGCCCGTGGTCGACGCCGATGCGCGCGTCGTGGGCATCGTCACGCGCGCGGACTTGTCGAAGGCCGCGCCTTACGCGACGCCCGGCTTCCTGCGCAACCTGTCCGCGCGGCTGCCGCGCTCGCTCGTCGGCCCGGCATTCGTCGCGCGCGCGGTGATGAGCACGCGCGTGCACACGGTGCGCACGACGACGCCGATCGCCGAGCTCGTGCCGCTGTTCGCCGATCACGGCCACCACCACATTCCGGTGGTCGACGCGGACCACCAGCTCGCCGGCATCGTCACGCAGGCGGACCTGATCGCCGGGCTCTACCGGCAATCGCAGGTGCGGCTCGCCGCGTGA
- a CDS encoding NAD(P)/FAD-dependent oxidoreductase, protein MSNNQVRKYDVVIIGTGIGGTTLGAILARHGLRVAMIDSGTHPRFAVGESTIATTTLTLELMAMRFDVPELKHITSIAEVSENVMPSCGVKRNFGFVYHREHTEQNPQEVNQALVVNEVHYFRQDIDAYMLHVAIRYGCDAYQNTVVDDIRIDAGGVTVTTRGGLTFEADFVADGAGYRSVLADKLGLRETPCRAKTHARGLFTHMIGVKPFDACREVPKALQQPVPWHQGTLHHLFDGGWMWVIPFNNTPESKNPLVSVGLMLDPRKHPKPDVRPEQEFADFIAKHPDMARQFADARAVREWVSSGRIQYSASACTGDRFCLLSHATGFIDPLFSRGLFNTMQTTNALAGLLIEAAKDRDFSKARFAPVEKLQQGLIDFNDRLVNCSYLSWGHYPLWNAWFRLWLLTGNYGQLHLQRVMMKYRQTGDARWLEPADALLPGAFTTLEPIMRLFEAAAVCVERYGAGELSGEAAERAIYALLEENAALLPPFFDFVSPAERITWPSTPEKIAALLLEWVERLPEDVRAEYFDYDVRALLQQPVVKDTITADVA, encoded by the coding sequence ATGAGCAACAATCAGGTCAGGAAATACGACGTCGTCATCATCGGGACGGGCATCGGCGGCACGACGCTCGGCGCGATCCTCGCGCGGCACGGGCTGCGGGTCGCGATGATCGATTCCGGCACGCATCCGCGCTTTGCCGTCGGCGAATCGACGATCGCCACGACCACGCTGACGCTCGAGCTGATGGCGATGCGCTTCGACGTGCCGGAGCTCAAGCACATCACGTCGATCGCCGAAGTGAGCGAGAACGTGATGCCGTCGTGCGGCGTGAAGCGCAACTTCGGCTTCGTGTATCACCGCGAGCACACCGAGCAGAATCCGCAGGAGGTCAATCAGGCGCTCGTCGTCAACGAGGTGCACTATTTCCGGCAGGACATCGACGCGTACATGCTGCACGTGGCCATTCGCTACGGCTGCGACGCGTATCAGAACACCGTCGTCGACGATATCCGGATCGACGCCGGCGGCGTGACGGTGACGACGCGCGGCGGCCTCACGTTCGAGGCGGATTTCGTCGCCGACGGCGCGGGGTACCGCTCGGTGCTGGCCGACAAGCTCGGCCTGCGCGAGACGCCGTGCCGCGCGAAGACGCATGCGCGCGGCCTGTTCACGCACATGATCGGCGTGAAGCCGTTCGACGCCTGCCGCGAGGTGCCCAAGGCGCTGCAGCAGCCGGTGCCGTGGCATCAGGGGACGCTGCACCACCTGTTCGACGGCGGCTGGATGTGGGTGATTCCGTTCAACAACACGCCGGAATCGAAGAACCCGCTCGTGAGCGTCGGCCTGATGCTCGATCCGCGCAAGCATCCGAAGCCGGACGTGCGGCCCGAGCAGGAATTCGCCGATTTCATCGCGAAGCATCCGGACATGGCGCGGCAGTTCGCCGATGCGCGCGCGGTGCGCGAATGGGTGTCCTCGGGCCGCATCCAGTACAGCGCGAGCGCATGCACGGGCGACCGGTTCTGCCTGCTCTCGCATGCGACGGGCTTCATCGATCCGCTGTTCTCGCGCGGCCTGTTCAACACGATGCAGACGACCAACGCGCTCGCGGGGCTGCTGATCGAAGCCGCAAAGGACCGCGATTTCAGCAAGGCGCGCTTCGCGCCGGTCGAGAAGCTCCAGCAGGGCCTGATCGATTTCAACGATCGGCTCGTCAACTGCTCGTACCTCTCGTGGGGCCACTATCCGCTCTGGAACGCGTGGTTCCGCCTGTGGCTGCTCACCGGCAACTACGGCCAGCTTCACCTGCAGCGCGTGATGATGAAGTACCGGCAAACCGGCGACGCGCGCTGGCTCGAGCCGGCCGACGCGCTGTTGCCGGGCGCGTTCACCACGCTCGAGCCGATCATGCGGCTGTTCGAGGCGGCGGCGGTGTGCGTCGAGCGGTACGGCGCAGGCGAGCTCTCGGGCGAGGCGGCCGAGCGGGCGATCTACGCGCTGCTCGAGGAGAACGCCGCGCTGCTGCCGCCGTTCTTCGATTTCGTTTCGCCCGCCGAGCGGATCACCTGGCCGAGCACGCCCGAGAAGATCGCCGCGCTGCTGCTCGAGTGGGTCGAGCGGCTGCCCGAGGACGTGCGGGCGGAATACTTCGACTACGACGTGCGGGCGCTGCTCCAGCAGCCGGTCGTCAAGGACACGATCACCGCGGACGTCGCGTGA